The following is a genomic window from Crocinitomicaceae bacterium.
ACGGTTTGTAGTACGTATTACATTACGCGCATCAAGCCAGGCGCATGGATAGTTTTGTGCCCGTAACCAACCCGCAATTATTTTGGTAGAAATCACTTCACCTAACGAAATGATCTGATCATATTCAAAATGAAAATTCTCTGAGGCATTTCCCTTGCACTTTTCTTTTAGCGAATTAAAAATACTTGATATTTCTTCTGAAACCGGGTGATTATTTTTTGCAAATAAATCGGTTTCAATAGTCAAATGGTATGAGCGAATTTGGTCAATGAGTTCATTGGTTTTTCCGTCTTTATTCCAATATGATTTCATTACTGCTTCCAAGGCATTGGTGGTTTTGCCCATAGCTGAAATAACTACCACTAATTGCTCTTGCTGAAAAAGAGAAAGTATTTTAGCAACGTTGCGCACTGCAGATGCATCTTTCACTGAAGCACCGCCGAATTTGAAAATTTTCATTCTATCAATTTATTTATACCGTTGATGCACGCACCAAACTTTGTGCGAAATTAATACGATTACGCTCAACCTCGTCATGCAGAACTTGTTTTCAATTATTTATCACGACTGATTTATTATGTGTGAAAAATTATTGTGAATCGGTGGCTGGCGTATCTATTTGATTTCTCAGGTGATTGTTGTATATTTGTCTTGTGAAAAATACCTCACTTAAATATCAAATTGATGCATTGCCTAAAGCACTTCGCGAACAGGTAATGGATTTTATTGCCTTTTTGGTAGAGAAAAACGAAAAGAAAAGAAAACCCATAAAAAACAAAAAGCGTCAATTCGGTGCACTTAAGGGAAA
Proteins encoded in this region:
- a CDS encoding DUF2281 domain-containing protein; this translates as MKNTSLKYQIDALPKALREQVMDFIAFLVEKNEKKRKPIKNKKRQFGALKGKIKLSPDFDEPLDDFKEYM